In Eubacteriales bacterium mix99, the DNA window CTCAGGATCCCTCTTCGGTATACATAGGTATTGATCACATCTGCTGTCTCATAAGTGGATGTATTATACATCAGGATAATTTTTTCGTATCCAATGGACAGAATATGACCCAGATTCATGATGAGCATGATAATGATGGTAGGTAAAATGCCAGGAATGGAGATATGCCACAGTTGCTTCCATTTATTCGCACCATCTACAATGGATGCCTCATATAACTGGGTATCGATTCCACTTAATGCTGCAAGATATATTATGGATCCCCAGCCAGCTTCCTGCCATATCCCGGAAATAATGTACAAGGGCCGGAACCACTCCGGTTTGATCATAAAATTGATGCTCTTCCCTCCCAGCTTTCCAATCATCAGATTCACAATTCCACCGACAGGAGAAAGAAAATTGGTCAGCATACCAACCACCACAACGGTCGATACAAAGTGCGGCAGGTAGCTGATGGTCTGCACTGTTTTCTTGTACCGGGAATGCTGGATCTCATTCAATAAGAGCGCCAAAATAATTGGCACCGGAAAGCTGAACAAAATATTATAGATGTTCAGCAACAAGGTGTTTCGGATCAGTCTCCCGAAAAACTGTGAATGGAAAAATTGTTGAAACCACGTGAGTCCCACCCATGAGCTCCCTGTAAATCCTTTAAAAGGAGAAAAGTCCTGGAATGCAATGACTAGCCCGAACATAGGCGCATAGGCAAAAATCAGGTACCATAGGATTCCTGGTAAAACGAGAAGCCATAAGGCTTTTTCCTTCTTTAAGGTATCCATCCATTTTTTGGTTCGCTGATGTTTCTCGACTGGTATGATCTGTGATCGATCGATCATTTGGAGCTCCCCCCCATTATTATTTAATTTTACGTTCCATCCTCTTATTATCCATTATATTGAATGCTGAAATGAATTCCCATCTGCTTTTCTTTACTTTTTTGAACATTACATGATATTCACGGCAGTAAATATACTTTTTTATTTCATTTAAACCATTATATACCATATAAAACATTGCACAGGTATCCCCAACCAGGATGTTTACAAGAAATGCTCCGGAGAATGACAGAATGAATCAACTCATTAAATTTCTTTCACAGCCCTGGCGTATGGTATCTGCAACAGATCCTTATCACTGTCCCTGCTCCGGATTCAGGAAACAGGATGCATTGCGATATTGGTTTGGCGTGCTGCCTTCCCTTCTTTTAAAGGCACGGATAAAACTGTTTATGCTTGTATACCCCACCTCTTCCGCTATTGCGCCAACGGACATGAGATCCGATGAAAGAAGCCTTTTTGCATGATTCAGCCGGATTTGATTGAGAAGTTCTCCAAAACCCATGCCGAATTCCTGCTTGATAAACCGGCTCAAATAGGAAGAGGAATATCCAAGTGTACCTGCGGTCTGTTCCAGAGAGATTCCCGGATCAGTATAATTGTTTTCAAGATAAGATTGAAAATGCTCTTTCAGTGCCCGATTACGGGAAGTCTTATTACTTTGTACATATTCACAGGTGGTGAGATAAGCGCGATAGACATCGTCCATCATCTGCTTTGCATTGCGGTATCTGCCCAGATCAAGGACCTGTTCCGCGGTTTGGTGGAATATGACTTCAAAATCGATACGCATATCGCTGCAGGCCTTAATGATCACACCGATAAAATTATAGAACAGGCAATACATATATTGAGCGGAAACCACGCAGTTGCTGTCCTTAATATCATTGAAATACTCATCCAGCAGTCTGGTACAGTTCCTGATATCCCCGGTCTTTACCGAATTCAGCAGGGGATTGTCGGAATAAACCGGAATGTTCAGCGAGCGGAAGATATAATTCCGGATATCCGCATAGTACACGACAGAGTCTCTTCCCTTCAAGAAGCAATATTCCAGGGATTCCTCCGCTTCCTGACAGGAAGAATATATATCATCCACGCCTTCATAAATACTTCCTATGCCAGTATAAAGCAAGATGTCGAAATGTCTGCCCAGGCTGCCTGCCAAACTTCTGATCTGTTCCACAATGCGCGCTTCCCCGGACAGCCCGGTGTTCAGTACAATGCATAAACGTCCCTTTTCATCCTCAAAGGTATCAATCCGGCACTCACGGAGATAAACAGAGACCAGTTTGTTCAATGTACGGTCAACTTTCCTTATCCATTGGGCTTCCTCCTCCACATCCACCAGAATCACACAGAAATGCGGATAGGGAAAGACCGGCTCCCAATCCTTTTCAGAATAAGAAGATGCCTTTCCGGAACAAAAATTCTGAAGGGTGACTTTTTGAAGGCAGGCATCCCTTTCGTCCCTGTCCCGCAGCATTTGTTCCCGTTCTGCCCGTATACCCTGAATGGTATGCATGGCAATATCGTATTCATTTTCAGAGCTCCCACTGTCCTCTGCAGATTTACTGAACAGTTGTTTCATTTCCGCTATCAGCAAAGCCCAAGGCCTATAACTGGAATCTGCCATGAGAAGGGACAGAAAAATTCCGATGGAAA includes these proteins:
- a CDS encoding sugar ABC transporter permease, whose product is MIDRSQIIPVEKHQRTKKWMDTLKKEKALWLLVLPGILWYLIFAYAPMFGLVIAFQDFSPFKGFTGSSWVGLTWFQQFFHSQFFGRLIRNTLLLNIYNILFSFPVPIILALLLNEIQHSRYKKTVQTISYLPHFVSTVVVVGMLTNFLSPVGGIVNLMIGKLGGKSINFMIKPEWFRPLYIISGIWQEAGWGSIIYLAALSGIDTQLYEASIVDGANKWKQLWHISIPGILPTIIIMLIMNLGHILSIGYEKIILMYNTSTYETADVINTYVYRRGILSGEYSFGTAVGLFQSAINFVFVIAANRISKRVTEVSLW
- a CDS encoding helix-turn-helix domain-containing protein; the encoded protein is MRNFAANAGLRKRYLLSFMLVALIPALVVLTLYIPVINLFREEAIQTDSLRTNTIQVAVEERMQEMHNLSVQISSNKKVTEFLYKEAPLDNTSRYYIRDLSDYIKSCSAGNNFVSLIAVYLIQSSSVVTRDGVYPSDYFFENVLQYEGMQPSEAKKMMSGYAYNRCLPIQKIKGHGSWNGEYVTYLQTVPIGDPNVLANVIMLIDGKDIQALTGETDESFNHQTMILSREGNILFSEPEGKKLSQMIFQNIGKEDSGSFVMDLPDQPNMVFCYSRSRVNQWTFITSFSMKEILLRIGKIRNNAIAVAMIGLSIGIFLSLLMADSSYRPWALLIAEMKQLFSKSAEDSGSSENEYDIAMHTIQGIRAEREQMLRDRDERDACLQKVTLQNFCSGKASSYSEKDWEPVFPYPHFCVILVDVEEEAQWIRKVDRTLNKLVSVYLRECRIDTFEDEKGRLCIVLNTGLSGEARIVEQIRSLAGSLGRHFDILLYTGIGSIYEGVDDIYSSCQEAEESLEYCFLKGRDSVVYYADIRNYIFRSLNIPVYSDNPLLNSVKTGDIRNCTRLLDEYFNDIKDSNCVVSAQYMYCLFYNFIGVIIKACSDMRIDFEVIFHQTAEQVLDLGRYRNAKQMMDDVYRAYLTTCEYVQSNKTSRNRALKEHFQSYLENNYTDPGISLEQTAGTLGYSSSYLSRFIKQEFGMGFGELLNQIRLNHAKRLLSSDLMSVGAIAEEVGYTSINSFIRAFKRREGSTPNQYRNASCFLNPEQGQ